In the genome of Chryseobacterium arthrosphaerae, one region contains:
- a CDS encoding TolC family protein, protein MKNNLLIFTFSFLAFPALGWAQSAPDFKELLDSAMVRDSNLKMQMTQNKLTDLDEHKLKDIFLPTLELSGKAGYLNGTARLTSPEINLAPFINIPEGAFNNNFNVSGFSGVAKADAKMLLYSGGKVKYMKKAVEEKKKSEDILLEKTKDEVVAAISKAYDQLALIHQSRKVLDESTKRLDINKKTADKALGYGLITPYDHKKIELAQATLNAKVIEYEGKKELLLTQLYILTGIDRERLRMIDPVLSPVELLSPEKGIEQRAEIRALEHGIAAADYKIKAEKTWMIPKVQLMASAYYIGLYGNHIKSSENIIPAVPILGYEGKKLDWRPNNINVFPLITAGVGFKWEIFDGKEGKHAEETAKVGKEMLQNQKEDALKKLTLNQANNQTNYNIASAQITLKAKEKELAKNALVQAEKEFRYGMSKSSQLIDAENDLEAAELEYQNAVFNQRRAGIELMRSTQELDITKLYLIP, encoded by the coding sequence ATGAAAAACAATTTATTGATTTTTACGTTTAGTTTTTTGGCTTTCCCTGCTTTGGGATGGGCACAGTCTGCTCCCGATTTTAAGGAACTTTTAGACAGTGCCATGGTTCGGGATTCGAACCTCAAAATGCAGATGACCCAAAATAAACTTACCGATCTCGACGAGCATAAGCTGAAAGATATTTTCCTTCCTACTTTGGAACTGAGCGGAAAAGCCGGGTATCTTAACGGTACTGCAAGACTTACCTCACCGGAAATTAATCTCGCTCCTTTTATTAATATCCCTGAAGGCGCATTCAACAACAATTTCAATGTATCAGGATTCTCAGGCGTAGCTAAAGCTGATGCCAAAATGCTTCTGTATTCCGGAGGTAAGGTAAAATACATGAAGAAAGCTGTTGAAGAAAAAAAGAAATCTGAAGATATCCTGCTGGAGAAGACAAAGGATGAGGTGGTAGCTGCCATTTCCAAAGCTTATGATCAGCTGGCATTGATTCACCAGTCCAGAAAAGTACTGGATGAAAGTACAAAAAGGCTTGATATCAATAAAAAAACAGCAGATAAAGCATTAGGTTACGGACTGATCACTCCTTATGATCATAAGAAAATTGAACTTGCCCAGGCCACTTTAAATGCGAAGGTTATAGAATATGAAGGGAAGAAAGAACTGCTTCTTACCCAGCTGTATATTTTAACAGGAATTGACAGGGAACGTCTCAGAATGATTGATCCTGTACTGTCACCGGTAGAATTGCTTTCTCCTGAAAAAGGAATAGAGCAGAGAGCGGAAATCCGGGCTCTTGAGCATGGGATTGCAGCAGCAGATTACAAAATAAAAGCTGAAAAAACATGGATGATTCCAAAAGTGCAGTTAATGGCCTCAGCATACTACATCGGGCTTTACGGTAACCATATCAAAAGTTCTGAAAACATTATTCCGGCTGTACCGATACTGGGCTATGAAGGTAAAAAACTGGACTGGAGACCTAATAATATCAATGTATTCCCTCTGATTACAGCTGGAGTAGGGTTCAAGTGGGAGATTTTTGATGGTAAAGAAGGAAAACATGCAGAAGAAACTGCCAAAGTTGGGAAAGAAATGCTGCAGAACCAGAAAGAAGATGCTTTAAAAAAACTGACACTGAACCAGGCCAACAACCAGACCAACTATAATATTGCCTCTGCACAGATCACCCTGAAAGCTAAAGAAAAGGAACTGGCAAAGAATGCACTGGTACAGGCTGAAAAAGAGTTCAGGTACGGGATGAGCAAGTCTTCACAGCTTATTGATGCCGAAAATGATCTGGAAGCCGCTGAACTGGAATATCAGAATGCAGTTTTTAACCAGAGAAGAGCGGGAATAGAACTGATGAGATCTACCCAGGAGCTGGATATCACCAAACTTTATTTAATCCCTTAA
- a CDS encoding thrombospondin type 3 repeat-containing protein produces MKKLITLLLQFPFCLIFSQQTLGCKCIQFEKLKDSLSSSHFPFRPVTEQEALTPPFQYISVKYIKQNAHSKNIIDPVKQRTKDLPYDNFDAIYAIRQEEFDKKVSDIPIPLIVKTGQLNGTVAILYTTDSFLSNDYYLRISKDNGKTWKNYFTGLVANQHYFLKSNSGYPLWKDENHLQIEADITRMTQHHVYGASPEYAIVKDNALLTFDLSEILKDSDGDGINDIEENRKLFTNPYSKDTDGDGISDAEDNNPKYKTPENDFTKLLQGIMYGNYNITVHQNPFHEEFFIPLATFKEDLKKQREELPERKKDFVYSLDYRIIVTDDENLKGMEPIDEKIIFLTSKEYAEYSKFNYMNRFKTYYSKIFRCDDKKDTYIFMIEGTTTGLTYLIKRTAEGWKVDIINHWMS; encoded by the coding sequence TTGAAAAAACTGATAACTCTACTTTTACAGTTTCCTTTTTGCCTGATTTTTTCTCAGCAAACACTAGGCTGCAAGTGCATTCAGTTCGAAAAACTGAAGGACAGCCTTTCCAGTTCCCATTTCCCTTTCAGACCTGTCACGGAACAAGAGGCCCTCACTCCACCCTTTCAATATATATCGGTAAAGTATATCAAACAAAATGCTCATTCAAAAAACATCATTGATCCGGTGAAGCAAAGAACGAAAGATCTGCCTTATGATAATTTTGATGCAATATATGCCATCAGACAAGAGGAATTTGATAAAAAAGTAAGTGATATTCCTATTCCGCTTATTGTAAAAACCGGCCAGCTTAACGGAACAGTCGCTATACTCTATACCACAGATTCATTTTTATCCAATGACTATTATCTGAGGATTTCGAAAGACAACGGGAAAACGTGGAAAAATTATTTTACCGGACTTGTTGCCAATCAGCATTATTTTTTAAAAAGCAATTCCGGATATCCGTTGTGGAAGGATGAAAATCATCTTCAGATTGAAGCAGATATCACCCGGATGACCCAACATCATGTTTATGGAGCTTCCCCTGAATATGCCATTGTAAAAGACAATGCTTTACTGACTTTTGACCTTTCTGAAATTTTAAAAGATTCTGACGGAGACGGCATCAATGATATTGAAGAAAACAGAAAGCTTTTTACCAATCCTTATTCAAAGGATACAGACGGTGACGGCATCAGTGATGCGGAAGATAACAACCCCAAATATAAAACACCTGAAAATGATTTCACAAAACTCCTCCAGGGTATTATGTATGGCAACTATAACATTACTGTTCATCAGAATCCCTTCCATGAAGAATTTTTCATCCCACTGGCAACATTTAAAGAGGACCTGAAGAAGCAGAGGGAAGAACTTCCCGAAAGAAAAAAGGATTTTGTCTATTCATTGGATTACAGGATCATCGTGACTGATGATGAAAATCTGAAAGGCATGGAGCCCATTGATGAAAAAATTATTTTTTTGACCTCAAAAGAATATGCGGAATACAGTAAGTTTAACTATATGAACCGCTTCAAAACGTATTACAGCAAAATTTTCCGTTGTGATGATAAGAAAGACACCTATATTTTTATGATTGAAGGCACTACGACAGGCCTGACCTATCTTATCAAAAGAACTGCTGAGGGATGGAAAGTTGATATTATTAACCATTGGATGTCTTAA
- a CDS encoding alpha-2-macroglobulin family protein, with the protein MRNVRLLMVLLCFSLCSKMHAQQYYDGQWKKIMENSSKGAYKSNLPIILDIQKQAMKENNALQLIRSLKAEFNVVNQTVDDEQNDSASKFFKKLQETEGKLKGEDKLVYQVLLSTFFINYYEQNMWRINGRTNINSQDISQIETWSKLDFKNYLQKTYQELDLQKQEMRKIALKKYSSLFSENKDIAFFPTLSDWYSLKRIDFLSSGFLWTKNELAENRTRVNAIYDDLIAQNSGNPKLYFMKEKLIRNCEANSCKDKLEQLQNLLKSSENGDYKVIIMADIMDELLAKKKAKEALETAAQAKSQYPKSPYLENIKTREEQTVNPLLTIKYESQTQSNLPIHLVAQYKNVTEFSLNIYEVKEDFTSLMQYVQNPYSNTFAKVKKNLVRKETYQLSDPKDYQLHKTSLEIKPLPSGVYVAEYTVAGADTKDRDSRQNFYFLVSGNRIIYQSKTDRNPLSDEMKLVNSENGKPATNKNITFYEFVSGKTLNKLEGKTNEKGTFKFPATASKEYYRTYLIQQPETNDFQIMQVYGNTVYDANYNPNRQTRSTAQIFTDRAIYRPGQTVYFKVINTRIENEVEAVVSGLKQKIDLQDVNGQEVSSQDFTTNEFGSYHGSFILPKGKLNGVFYLRTVGEPRGYKDIRVEEYKRPKFEVSFDPVKEEYKYGQTIELKGKAKMFSGVALSNTTVNYEIKKRNIRWRYFWWYPQDNDNENSILGEAKTNEKGEFVIRLDLKKDENLEGIQIDNYEVNASVTDINGETQSAETQLKVASVSHYIKADDIKNAFSDENVNLKVETKNYNEQNLKKSYQVKLSKLAAPDRIFRENFKAEIQDLPKYSKEEFISKFPHDLFDKNDEIKNWKTSSVILNGATRNEESLDLGKLDAGDYQLELFNIEGKDTIKSSQYFSIWDKGALKPSQKTFLTVIAPKGEVSRGEKAKVYVFSAIPDALVNIFVQDGSGKTISETLPLKKGVLEYMADIPKDKSVSDLNLQFQMVAFNDVNTESVTLKIKDTESPLKIETVTFRDKLEPNAKEKWTVKVTGNDKEKINAEVLANMYDMSLDQFAVNNYKWNRLYAPYRRIASYAVRNYLEEKTYQKKMRYFNENYIMPPDFNWFDGVDNFIALQGYAAGAAAESVMNAAYSPPPPPSSTGRKASVAMKSAAVEDRIVAIQNVVPAPVNAPKVDAFPQEQQNQESLEKVAVRMNLNETAFFYPDLKTDAEGNVNFEFTSPEALTKWKLMFLAHTRDARAATLQKEVVTQKEFSVTPNYPRFLREGDELNLQSKLSNLTDKKLSGSAELQILDAFTNENISSEFGVNSGVQNFSLNENGNGELTWKLKVPDNVSSIILKVVAKAGAYSDGEQQAVAVLPNRMLVTDAVPVFVKEGETKTFVLDNLKNNTSATASNVSNTLELTTNPIWEIMFALPSLKNDQNNSADVIFNKWFADVLASEIFKANPKMKTVFEEYQNKGLLNSNLEKNQELKQLLLEETPWVLESKNEGEQMQKLALLFDANTMRNSISQDWDDFRKLQNPDGGFSWYAGYPSSYGTSLYILKNLGKINTWLKDNVKDYQSADQKELVTKLIQYLDNEINKYADVKSKNIWTNWTLDYLDTRNYWEKQYPLKGKGAALKVLVKQKAKTAKITDFTFFGLHRAALLMNDYGLKDVSGKLMTYLKETSTDTQTQGVYWKQNLNDWGWFGSKVVNHAGALEAFNTLRPADQKFIEDMKIWLVTQKEVNAWGSSRGTAEVIFTILNSGKSWTGAESDKATIVWGGKELAHQTQATGYVKSAVKTETIDKNLATVTVTKPGPGIVQGGLFWQYYEDLDKIKSSENYISVTKELYKKVKTVNGEELQKISSETPLKVGDKVTVRMILNTDRAMEFIHIKDMRAAGFEPTDALSGYQWKNNLGYYQSTKDASTNFYIQYMPKGKYVFEYDVVANASGKFSNGITTMQNYYAPQMNAHTKGTNVTISE; encoded by the coding sequence ATGAGAAATGTCAGATTATTGATGGTGTTGCTGTGTTTTAGCTTATGTTCTAAAATGCATGCACAGCAGTATTACGACGGGCAATGGAAAAAGATTATGGAAAATAGCAGCAAAGGAGCCTATAAATCTAATCTTCCCATTATTTTAGACATACAAAAGCAGGCTATGAAAGAAAATAATGCACTTCAGCTGATCCGCTCCCTGAAAGCGGAATTCAATGTGGTCAATCAGACCGTAGATGACGAGCAGAATGATTCGGCATCAAAATTTTTCAAAAAACTCCAGGAAACGGAAGGGAAACTGAAAGGAGAAGATAAACTGGTGTACCAGGTGCTGCTGAGTACCTTCTTTATCAATTACTATGAGCAGAATATGTGGAGAATCAACGGAAGAACTAATATCAATTCCCAGGATATTTCCCAGATTGAAACATGGAGTAAGCTTGATTTTAAAAACTACCTGCAAAAAACTTATCAGGAGCTTGATCTGCAGAAACAGGAAATGAGAAAAATTGCTTTGAAAAAATACAGCAGCCTGTTCTCTGAAAATAAAGATATTGCTTTTTTCCCTACATTGTCTGACTGGTATTCCCTGAAAAGAATAGACTTTTTATCATCAGGTTTTCTATGGACGAAAAATGAACTTGCAGAAAACCGTACCAGGGTCAATGCTATTTATGATGATCTGATCGCTCAGAACTCAGGCAATCCGAAACTGTATTTTATGAAGGAAAAGCTGATCCGTAACTGTGAGGCAAATTCCTGTAAAGATAAACTGGAGCAGCTTCAGAATCTGTTGAAATCCAGTGAAAACGGAGATTATAAAGTGATCATCATGGCAGATATTATGGACGAACTTCTTGCTAAAAAGAAAGCCAAAGAAGCACTCGAAACAGCTGCCCAGGCTAAAAGCCAGTATCCGAAATCTCCCTATCTTGAAAACATTAAAACCAGGGAAGAGCAGACTGTCAATCCTTTACTGACGATTAAATATGAATCTCAGACCCAAAGCAACCTGCCCATTCATTTGGTAGCACAATACAAAAATGTGACGGAATTCTCTTTGAATATTTATGAAGTAAAAGAAGACTTTACCTCATTGATGCAGTATGTGCAGAATCCCTATTCCAATACATTTGCAAAAGTTAAAAAAAATCTGGTAAGAAAAGAAACCTATCAGCTGTCTGACCCTAAAGATTATCAGCTTCATAAAACATCACTGGAGATCAAACCGCTTCCGTCAGGAGTATATGTGGCTGAATATACCGTTGCCGGAGCAGATACAAAAGACAGGGATTCCAGACAGAACTTTTACTTCCTGGTTTCCGGAAACAGAATTATTTACCAGTCTAAAACAGACAGAAATCCGCTTTCCGATGAAATGAAACTGGTAAACAGTGAAAACGGAAAACCGGCCACCAATAAAAATATTACTTTCTATGAATTTGTTTCGGGCAAAACGTTGAACAAGCTGGAAGGTAAAACGAATGAAAAAGGAACTTTTAAATTTCCTGCCACTGCCAGTAAAGAATACTACAGAACTTATCTGATTCAACAGCCTGAAACAAATGATTTCCAGATCATGCAGGTATACGGAAATACAGTATATGATGCCAATTATAACCCCAACAGGCAGACCCGTTCCACGGCACAGATTTTTACAGACAGAGCGATCTACCGTCCTGGGCAGACTGTTTACTTTAAAGTCATCAATACCAGAATAGAAAATGAAGTGGAGGCCGTGGTTTCCGGGTTGAAGCAGAAAATTGACCTGCAGGATGTCAATGGACAGGAAGTGTCTTCACAGGACTTCACAACCAATGAATTTGGTTCTTACCACGGCAGTTTCATTCTTCCCAAAGGAAAGCTGAACGGGGTATTTTATCTGAGAACAGTTGGAGAGCCAAGAGGGTATAAGGACATCAGGGTTGAAGAATACAAAAGACCTAAGTTTGAAGTAAGCTTTGATCCTGTAAAAGAGGAATACAAATATGGGCAGACCATAGAACTGAAAGGAAAAGCAAAAATGTTCTCAGGAGTAGCGTTAAGCAATACTACAGTAAACTACGAGATCAAAAAACGAAATATCAGATGGCGTTATTTCTGGTGGTACCCACAGGATAATGATAATGAAAATTCAATTCTGGGTGAAGCGAAAACCAATGAAAAAGGGGAATTTGTGATTCGTCTGGATCTTAAAAAAGATGAAAACCTGGAAGGAATACAGATCGATAATTATGAGGTCAATGCTTCCGTTACAGACATTAACGGTGAAACACAGTCTGCTGAAACACAGTTAAAAGTGGCTTCAGTTTCCCATTACATCAAAGCAGATGACATTAAAAATGCATTCAGTGACGAAAATGTAAATTTAAAGGTAGAAACCAAAAACTATAACGAACAGAACCTTAAAAAATCCTATCAGGTAAAACTGTCAAAACTGGCGGCTCCGGACAGGATTTTCAGAGAAAACTTTAAAGCAGAGATTCAGGATTTGCCGAAATATTCAAAAGAAGAGTTTATCAGCAAATTCCCGCATGACCTTTTTGATAAGAATGATGAGATCAAAAACTGGAAAACCTCTTCTGTTATTCTGAATGGAGCAACGCGAAATGAGGAATCTCTTGACCTCGGGAAACTGGACGCAGGAGATTATCAGCTTGAACTGTTCAATATCGAAGGAAAAGACACCATAAAATCTTCTCAATATTTCAGTATCTGGGATAAAGGAGCTTTGAAACCGTCTCAGAAAACATTCCTGACCGTAATTGCACCTAAGGGAGAGGTATCAAGGGGAGAAAAAGCTAAAGTATATGTATTTTCCGCGATTCCTGATGCTTTGGTAAATATTTTTGTACAGGACGGATCAGGAAAAACCATTTCAGAAACTCTTCCTCTGAAAAAAGGAGTTCTGGAATATATGGCTGACATTCCTAAAGATAAAAGTGTTTCTGATCTGAACCTTCAGTTTCAGATGGTGGCCTTCAATGATGTGAATACAGAATCAGTCACTTTGAAAATAAAAGATACCGAGAGCCCTTTAAAAATAGAAACCGTTACTTTCAGAGATAAGCTGGAGCCTAATGCAAAAGAGAAATGGACGGTAAAGGTAACCGGAAATGACAAAGAGAAGATCAATGCCGAAGTACTGGCGAATATGTATGATATGTCTCTGGATCAGTTTGCTGTGAACAACTATAAATGGAACAGGCTCTATGCTCCATACAGAAGAATTGCATCCTATGCTGTCAGAAACTACCTGGAGGAAAAAACCTATCAGAAGAAAATGAGATATTTCAATGAGAATTATATCATGCCTCCTGACTTTAACTGGTTTGATGGAGTGGATAATTTTATAGCTTTACAAGGATATGCAGCAGGAGCAGCAGCGGAAAGTGTGATGAATGCAGCATATTCACCGCCGCCACCACCATCTTCGACAGGAAGGAAAGCTAGTGTGGCCATGAAGAGTGCTGCTGTTGAAGATCGAATTGTAGCTATTCAGAATGTTGTTCCTGCTCCTGTAAATGCACCTAAAGTAGATGCATTCCCACAAGAACAGCAAAACCAGGAAAGTCTGGAAAAAGTGGCCGTTCGTATGAACCTGAATGAGACTGCTTTCTTCTATCCGGATCTGAAAACCGATGCCGAAGGGAATGTCAACTTTGAATTCACTTCTCCGGAAGCCCTCACCAAATGGAAACTGATGTTCCTGGCCCACACCAGAGATGCCAGGGCTGCTACCCTTCAAAAAGAGGTGGTAACCCAGAAAGAATTCTCTGTAACGCCAAACTATCCTAGATTTTTAAGAGAAGGTGACGAACTGAACCTGCAATCCAAATTATCAAACCTTACCGATAAGAAGTTAAGCGGTTCAGCAGAATTACAAATTCTGGATGCTTTCACCAATGAAAATATCTCTTCAGAATTTGGAGTGAATTCAGGTGTACAAAACTTCAGTTTAAATGAAAATGGAAACGGGGAACTTACATGGAAACTGAAAGTTCCGGATAATGTGTCATCCATCATTCTGAAAGTGGTTGCAAAAGCAGGGGCATATTCTGACGGTGAGCAACAGGCTGTAGCGGTACTGCCAAACAGAATGCTGGTAACGGATGCCGTTCCGGTATTTGTGAAGGAAGGAGAGACCAAAACATTTGTTCTGGATAACCTTAAAAATAATACTTCTGCAACGGCTTCTAACGTTTCCAATACCCTGGAACTGACAACTAATCCGATCTGGGAAATTATGTTTGCACTTCCAAGCCTGAAAAACGATCAGAATAATTCTGCCGATGTAATCTTCAATAAATGGTTTGCCGATGTGCTGGCTTCTGAAATCTTTAAAGCCAATCCGAAGATGAAAACTGTTTTTGAAGAATATCAGAACAAAGGATTATTGAATTCAAACCTTGAGAAAAATCAGGAGCTGAAACAGCTGCTACTGGAAGAAACCCCTTGGGTGCTTGAAAGCAAAAATGAAGGCGAGCAGATGCAGAAACTGGCACTATTGTTTGATGCCAATACGATGAGAAATTCTATCAGCCAGGATTGGGATGATTTCAGAAAACTGCAGAATCCGGACGGAGGTTTCTCATGGTATGCAGGCTATCCGAGCTCTTACGGAACATCATTATATATCCTTAAAAACTTAGGAAAGATCAATACCTGGTTAAAAGATAATGTGAAAGATTATCAGAGTGCAGACCAAAAAGAACTGGTTACAAAACTGATTCAGTATCTGGATAACGAAATCAACAAATATGCTGATGTGAAAAGCAAAAACATCTGGACCAACTGGACGCTTGATTATCTGGATACCCGCAACTACTGGGAAAAACAATATCCTTTGAAAGGAAAAGGTGCTGCGCTGAAAGTTTTGGTAAAACAAAAGGCAAAAACAGCTAAAATCACAGACTTTACTTTCTTCGGATTGCACCGTGCAGCACTGCTGATGAATGATTACGGATTGAAAGACGTTTCCGGTAAACTGATGACCTATCTTAAAGAAACTTCTACAGATACCCAAACACAGGGAGTATACTGGAAGCAGAATTTAAATGACTGGGGATGGTTTGGTTCCAAAGTGGTGAATCACGCAGGAGCATTGGAAGCATTCAATACACTGAGACCTGCCGATCAGAAGTTTATAGAAGACATGAAGATCTGGCTGGTTACCCAGAAAGAAGTGAATGCATGGGGAAGCTCAAGAGGAACAGCCGAAGTGATCTTTACCATTCTGAATTCAGGGAAGTCCTGGACAGGAGCTGAAAGCGACAAAGCAACAATTGTATGGGGCGGAAAAGAACTGGCTCATCAGACTCAGGCTACAGGTTACGTAAAATCTGCCGTGAAAACAGAAACTATAGACAAAAACCTGGCAACAGTTACTGTTACCAAACCAGGTCCGGGAATTGTTCAGGGTGGTTTATTCTGGCAGTATTATGAGGATCTGGATAAGATAAAATCTTCTGAAAATTATATTTCCGTAACCAAAGAACTTTACAAAAAAGTAAAAACAGTAAACGGGGAAGAACTTCAGAAAATTTCATCAGAAACTCCGTTGAAAGTAGGAGATAAGGTCACTGTAAGAATGATCCTGAATACAGACAGAGCGATGGAATTTATCCATATTAAAGATATGCGTGCTGCAGGGTTTGAACCTACAGACGCCCTGTCAGGTTATCAGTGGAAAAATAATTTAGGGTATTATCAGTCGACAAAAGATGCCTCTACCAATTTCTATATTCAGTATATGCCGAAAGGAAAATATGTTTTTGAATACGATGTGGTAGCTAATGCATCAGGAAAATTCTCCAACGGAATTACGACGATGCAAAATTATTATGCACCACAGATGAATGCTCACACCAAAGGAACTAATGTGACCATTTCAGAATAA
- the eco gene encoding serine protease inhibitor ecotin codes for MKFSKTLIAGLILMAGVNAFAQKKAEKFEKLQIEMFPKAKEGYKQVYIQLPVAKNEADLKVEVFVGTEKMLDCNKYFLMGEMKSQDLQGWGYNYYEVESKGETGGTLMACPGQKLTKKFVTLKPEIVNYNSKLPLVFYVPKDIEVRYRVLRPDNTMKKAVQR; via the coding sequence ATGAAATTTTCTAAAACTTTAATCGCAGGATTGATATTGATGGCAGGAGTAAACGCTTTCGCACAAAAGAAAGCTGAAAAGTTTGAAAAACTGCAGATTGAAATGTTCCCAAAAGCTAAAGAAGGATATAAGCAGGTATATATTCAGCTTCCCGTTGCAAAAAATGAAGCCGACCTTAAAGTAGAGGTTTTCGTTGGAACTGAAAAAATGTTAGACTGCAACAAGTACTTCCTGATGGGAGAAATGAAAAGCCAGGATCTTCAGGGATGGGGATATAACTATTATGAAGTAGAATCCAAAGGAGAAACAGGAGGTACACTGATGGCTTGCCCGGGACAGAAACTGACGAAAAAGTTTGTAACCCTGAAGCCGGAAATCGTAAACTACAACAGTAAGTTGCCATTGGTGTTTTATGTACCGAAAGATATTGAAGTACGTTACAGAGTACTACGCCCTGACAACACGATGAAAAAAGCAGTTCAAAGATAG